GTCGGCGATGGTGACCAGCAGGCCCTCGTCGAGCAACTGGCGGCCGGGGAGCTGGACGGGTTTGCCCTCGTCGAGGTTGGTCACGGCGTACTCGGCGGCAGGGTCGAGTCCGCGCAGGCGGAAGCGGGCGGCCTCGTAGGGGCTGTCGGGCCGGCGGAATGCCTGCACGACCCCCTCGCCCTTCGCCGGGCCGTCGAATTGCCAGGCCATCCACACGCTGTTGTCGAGGCTGTAGGCCGTCAGGGGCCAGAAGTCGCCGTAGTAGTGCTTGCTGATCGCCCGCCACTGGGCGACGAGCCTGCGGAGCTTGTCGTAGTCAATGTCCTTGACGCGCAGGTCAATGCCGCAGCCGAGGCTGGGCGCGGCGTTGCTCCAGAAGGCGTAGGGCTCGACGGGCGTCTTGCCGCCGCCGTAGTAGGGCGCGTTGTCGCAGGCCACGGTGCCCGTGCCGTGGTAGGGCAGCCAGAGAGAGAGGCCATAGGTCATCCCCTGGTGGCCGGTGGCCTCGAAGGCGTAGTCGCTGCGCCACAGGGGCACGGCGCGGCGCATCGTCTCGAGGTCGTTCCGCCGCCCGCCGCTGGCGCACGAGTCAATCAGCAGGTTCGGATGGCGGCGGCGCAGTTCGTCCCAGTAGGCGAGGTAGCCGGTCACGTGCTTGATCTCGGTGATGCCCTGGCGGTCGGGCGCGTCGTTGGCTCTCCAGTAGCCGAGGGGGTCGAAATTGAAGTCCTGGCGATACAGGTCAATCCCCTGCTCGGTGATCAGCCTGTCCACGTGCTCCGTGAGCCACTTGCGCGCTTCGTCGTTGCCGAGGTTGAGGAGGCGGTTGCCGCCGGGCTTCCCGAGGAGCCACTCGGGGTGCTTCTCGGCCAGCCAGGTGCCGTCGGCCACCCGCTCGGGCTCGAACCATACGAGGATGCCCATGCCCTTGGCGTGGGCGTGGTCGCTGATGGGCTTGAAGCCCTTGGGGAAGCGCTTGGGGTCCACCTCCCACGTGCCCACCTGCGGCCAGCCCTTCTCCTGGATGTACCAGCCGGCGTCCATCCACCAGTAGTCGAGCTTCAGGCCCTCCTCGAGGAAGCGGTTGATGAACATGATCTGGTTTTCTGTGTTGGCGTCAATCATCTCGTTGTAGGCGCGGGAGCTGGCCGCCACGAACTGCGGCGGGGGCAGTTTTCCCCCGGGCTTCGGCATCGAGTGGGCCATCATCCAGCGGCGCCAGAGGTTCTGCGCGCGGAACCAGTCGCCGCCCTTCCAGAACTGGAGCACCATGAGCGGCGAGCGCACCTCTTCGCCGGGGAGGAGCTTGAAGTGGGTGAGCTCCTGCCCCGCGCGGATGCGGAGCGTCGTGCCGCCGTTGCGGGCGAACGTGGCGGCCCACTGCCCCGGCCAGCCGACGACCAGGATCAACCCCTCCCGGGTCTCGGCTGTGGGCGGGGCATCACTGCCCCGCGTCCCCCATTCGATATTGAAGTAGGACCAATCGGTGTTCGTCGGCCTGCCGCCGGCCGCGGCGATGCGCTTCGTGGCGTTCGGCTTCAGCTCGGTCAGGAGCGGCCCGTAGTCGCCCTTGCTGCACGGCGAGCCGACCGCGTGGTGGAGGAGAAACTCCTGCTTGCCGCTGCGGACGATGGCGGCATCGAAGGCCTGAATATCGGCCAGGATCGGCGTGTCGGCCTTGCCGGTGTTCTTGAAGTAGAGCGTCCACTCCACCGTTGGGAAATCGTGGTACTCGATGGCCCGGCAGCGGAGGACGAGGCCCGTCTTGGGGTCGGTGTAGGTCGCCACGTGCTCGGTGCGGGCGTCGTCGAGCTTGCGGCTCGCCTGCTGCCGCTCCCAAGCGGGAAGCAGCGTGGCCGAGGGCTGGCCGCCGTAGGTGAACGCGAAGGGCGGCCCGGCGGCCAGAAGCCCCTCGCCCTCAACGAACGGCAGGTCGCCGAGCCACACCTCCTTGCCATCGGCGAGGGCGACCTTCGCGTCGGCCCAGTCGCTCTGGTCGCACGAGATGCCGTCGCC
The sequence above is drawn from the Planctomycetota bacterium genome and encodes:
- a CDS encoding alpha-galactosidase, with product MMQAAQAMTPTGDEMASARKWAAARFEVPEPGKQAEPGLVVLANNDPVIRNNRGGRPLKLAGKEFTRGLYCHAVSKVVVRLPGPGKTFTAVVGVDSNDQTSGGRGSVVFSVSVGGKEAFRSGVLREGMPPVPVAVDLGGAMEFTLEVGDAGDGISCDQSDWADAKVALADGKEVWLGDLPFVEGEGLLAAGPPFAFTYGGQPSATLLPAWERQQASRKLDDARTEHVATYTDPKTGLVLRCRAIEYHDFPTVEWTLYFKNTGKADTPILADIQAFDAAIVRSGKQEFLLHHAVGSPCSKGDYGPLLTELKPNATKRIAAAGGRPTNTDWSYFNIEWGTRGSDAPPTAETREGLILVVGWPGQWAATFARNGGTTLRIRAGQELTHFKLLPGEEVRSPLMVLQFWKGGDWFRAQNLWRRWMMAHSMPKPGGKLPPPQFVAASSRAYNEMIDANTENQIMFINRFLEEGLKLDYWWMDAGWYIQEKGWPQVGTWEVDPKRFPKGFKPISDHAHAKGMGILVWFEPERVADGTWLAEKHPEWLLGKPGGNRLLNLGNDEARKWLTEHVDRLITEQGIDLYRQDFNFDPLGYWRANDAPDRQGITEIKHVTGYLAYWDELRRRHPNLLIDSCASGGRRNDLETMRRAVPLWRSDYAFEATGHQGMTYGLSLWLPYHGTGTVACDNAPYYGGGKTPVEPYAFWSNAAPSLGCGIDLRVKDIDYDKLRRLVAQWRAISKHYYGDFWPLTAYSLDNSVWMAWQFDGPAKGEGVVQAFRRPDSPYEAARFRLRGLDPAAEYAVTNLDEGKPVQLPGRQLLDEGLLVTIADKPGVVVITYKAAGN